The genome window CGCCCTCCTCAGCCCTGCGTGGGATTATTCCTAGTAGCCTGGTTCCAGAAGTCAGCGTGGGCCTGGAAGTGGGCGGCCTTGGCGGCGGCAACGCTCGGTGTCTCCATCACGTGGCCACTGAGGCCGGCGGGCACCTCGTCAGCGAAGGGCCCCGTCCAGCGCGCCACAGGCTCGTCAACGATGTTGAAGAGCGGCGCCTGAGTGATGCGCGGCCTCTGAGAGGCCCTGAAGCTGACTGGGGCGTGCgtgggggcggcgggggcgtgagtgggggcggcgggggcgtGAGTGGGGGCGGCATGGACGTGGTGGCCAGCAAGGTGTCCGGGCATGTGTGACGCACCGGGGAAGGTGTTGGGGCCGGGCACGAATTGCTGGTTGGCGCCCAAGTTAGCCGAAAAGGAGAAGGCGTTGAAGGCGGGAGGGTTGATGGGCCGGTGCCGCACCACGCCGGATGGTGCCGAGAGGTCCTGCTCGGGGTCGCGGTGGTAGATGTGGATGTCGGGCGCCTGCTCTGCCAGTCTCGCCAAGCGGTTGTACTCGGCGATGAAGGCGTTGCGCGCAGCCTCAACCTCCGGGGTGTCACGAGGAAATACTTGGCCGAGGGCGACGCCAAGGACTACACTCACAATCACCTGCAACACCAACATTATACACTTGACACaaaccgtaacacacacacacacacacacacacacacacacacacacacacacacacacacacacacacacacacacacacacacacacacacacacaaccctgagGTCCCTGGCGCTGAAAAATTACCCCCATCTTGCGGCCGCCCCGTTACCGCAGCCTGACCCGCTACCGCcatcctcacttcctcccttcctcctcatctcagcCCCGACCCTTGCCGCCAGCATcacaccacctccctcctccccgccctgaCGCAACACTGCAGCAACAAAACGCACCAGACTCATTCATGCTTTACTAATGAATGGAGAAGACAATCATTCTTTACGTTATAACTTACACACAATGTTGACTGACTACCCTGGGCACTGCAAGACGTTATTTCTTCACTAGACACAAATAACACTGATATTATTCTCACTgagttaaaaagaaaacaaaatcatgATAATCGTAAAATATCTACTATTCTTACTGTTCAAggtgacacgcacacacacacacacacaactctctccctcactcattcacgcaCTGCCTCACTCACATCCCCGCGCGCCTCCATACTCACCAGGGAACGCATAGTGCCTGTTTGCCGTGCCCGTGTGTTCGAGATTAAACACCGAAGAACTGGCCGCCCGTTCTTATATACAGGAGGGACCGGGCGGCCTTGGCGGTGGATGGGCTGCGAGGACCGAGTATACcgcgggcgaggcgaggcgaggcgaggcgagaggTAGAGGAGGCGTATGCTGCGTCGCTTAGAATTCTTAGATGACTTTCAACGCCGCGTTTCTTATGGTCGTCTTCCATTTGTGATTTGTGCGCACGTCACCGAAACACTGCAAGGGGTGATGAAGGtaatggaggtgatggtagttgtggtctTGCTTGGTATAGCCTCGACAAACTATCAAGACCGATGAGGTGCCTGGCTGGCTTGAGTGTATCTAGGGGGCTGCTTTGCCTTGTAGCGCTGAGTTTTTCCTTGTTGTTGTGTTGGTCTAGCTTGCTGTGGCCTTAAGAACCAGTATCAAGACCTATGAGGCTTCAGAGTCCTGAGTAGCAGCATCAAAGGAGTCACTTCAGCATACAGCGTTGAGCTTTTCCATATTCGAGGCCTAGGAGTCGTGATTCTAGGAAAAGAGGGTCTGGTGAGGGCTTTAATAAGACATGTTAAGACCAATGAGGCTTCTGGGTCTTGAGTACCAGCCTATAAGGAGCCATTTTTGCATGTAGCGTTGAGCCTTTCCATATTCGAGTCCTGGAAGTCGTGATTCTAGGAAAAGATGGTCAGGTGAGGCCTTACGGAGATACAATCAGTCCAAAGGAGGTCCTGCTTCTTGAGTAGCCGCGTTCAAGGAATTTTTCTTTTGCATGTaacgtctttttttatcttcgaGTTCTGGAAGTTGTGGATCCAGGAGAGAAGGGTCTGCTGAGGCATCAATTAATAAATATATTCTAAGTTTAATGAGGCTTCCAAGTGTAGAGTAATCATGTCCAAGGTCTAAGGATCCATTTTTGCATATAATGTgatttttttccatctccgagTCCTGGAAGTCGTGGATCTAGGAAAGAAGGGTCTGCTGAGGCCTTAATTAATAAAGTTATAAGTTTAATGAGGCTTCCGAGTCTAGATTGGTCACGTCGAAGGTCCTAGGATCCATTTTTGCATATAATgtcatttttttccatctccgagTCCTGGAAGTCTTCTAGGAGGGTCAGGGCTGATAAGGGCGAGGCTGGGCAAGGCGGGGCGGGGTTCCTAC of Eriocheir sinensis breed Jianghai 21 chromosome 2, ASM2467909v1, whole genome shotgun sequence contains these proteins:
- the LOC127002414 gene encoding uncharacterized protein LOC127002414, with the protein product MRSLVIVSVVLGVALGQVFPRDTPEVEAARNAFIAEYNRLARLAEQAPDIHIYHRDPEQDLSAPSGVVRHRPINPPAFNAFSFSANLGANQQFVPGPNTFPGASHMPGHLAGHHVHAAPTHAPAAPTHAPAAPTHAPVSFRASQRPRITQAPLFNIVDEPVARWTGPFADEVPAGLSGHVMETPSVAAAKAAHFQAHADFWNQATRNNPTQG